One Megalops cyprinoides isolate fMegCyp1 chromosome 17, fMegCyp1.pri, whole genome shotgun sequence DNA window includes the following coding sequences:
- the id2b gene encoding DNA-binding protein inhibitor ID-2b, which translates to MKAISPVRSFRKSNAGLSEHSLGIPRSKTPVDDPLSLLYNMNDCYSKLKELVPSLPANKNVSKMEILQHVIDYILDLQIALDSNSALAGFQHHQRPGQATSRSPLTTLNTDISVLSLQSAEFPTTGINVDDSKRRCS; encoded by the exons atgaaagcaataagCCCGGTGAGGTCTTTCAGGAAGAGCAACGCTGGCCTGTCGGAGCACAGCCTGGGAATCCCGCGGAGCAAGACCCCCGTGGACGACCCCCTCAGCCTCCTCTACAACATGAACGACTGCTACTCTAAGCTGAAGGAGCTTGTGCCCAGCCTCCCGGCGAACAAGAACGTTAGCAAGATGGAAATTCTGCAGCACGTCATCGATTACATTCTGGATCTTCAGATTGCACTGGACTCTAATTCCGCTCTAGCCGGCTTCCAGCACCACCAGCGACCGGGGCAGGCTACGTCCAGGAGCCCCTTGACAACCCTCAACACAGACATAAGCGTCCTCTCTTTACAG TCTGCCGAGTTTCCAACAACAGGAATAAACGTAGATGACAGCAAGAGGCGATGTTCCTGA